The Oryza glaberrima chromosome 5, OglaRS2, whole genome shotgun sequence DNA segment GCGGCTTTGGGCAGGCATCACCGGGTACCCTGGGAAAAAGACAGCTGGCCGTTTTACATATGAAGAAGCAAGCGACAAACATAAGGAAAAGGGAAACAAAAGCTTGTAATAATGATCTCCTTTACATAATATTTATATACTCTGCACACAGGAGATaagatcaaagaaaaaaaaaacatgctgcTGCATAGCTTCgatcctccccttccccacaCATAATACTATCAGTCTACATCACGCCGTCCGCCGGGCGCTTCAGCGATCCGGCAGCTGATGCCCACCATCAACCACTATGCTAGGCAGCTCGCTCTCCAcgccgccggtggtcgccggcacAGTCACCGCGGCGGCCACATGAAGAGCGCCGTTCTCGGCGCTCGCCatgtcgtcgctgccgccgtgccGAACCACCAcctgccgcagcagcagccccTGCAGCCGCAGCAGGTAGCTCTGCCCAGCCGGCTGCGACGACCTCACGTAccgcgccatcgtcgccgctgtCACCTCGCTGGCCGACGGCCGGTCCGGCTCGGAGGATGGCCGGAGGTTGTTGAGCGCGCTCAGGTCGAGGTTGGGGAAGACGGAGCACCGGCAACGGGGGCACTTGACGTTCAGCCGGAGCCACTGGTCGATGCACTCCACATGGAAATTGTGCGCGCACGGGAGCCCACGGACCTGCATAATGGAATGGGAAAAGAAGTCTGTCAGTCCTTAAAATGCTGGAGAACTTAACTTCATAAACCATCCCTAGTCTTGTTTTACCCTTGAACTAACAAAAATGCTCCACTTTACTTCTaaccatgcttttttttttctttatacaaGTTATATTCTTCGTTGAAATTATGGCATGTACacattattactttttttttgaatttttgttcACTATTTGCATAGGTTGGACACACCCAagataaaaatttaaatatagaGATTCAAGACTGCATACAGAATTTCATGATAGAAGTATTTTGtaacgtactccctccgggctaataatacttactccctccgtttcacaatgtaagactttctagcattgctcatatacatatagatgttaatgtatctaaacacatacatatgtctagattcattaacatctaaatgaatgtgagcaatgctagaaagtcttacattgtgaaacggagaaagtatcgttttagacaagggtggagtcaaactttagaatctttgattattaatcattttaaaaatatttatctttcaaatatggtgactacatgtatagctTAGTctttaaaagtactttaataaaatcatatatttgttaacatttttatttatattataatagaaaataatggtcaaagttgttttttggagACCATACTCTTGTCCAaaacaagtattatcaacccggagggagtagtttatttTGTCATCAATGGTTGTACAAATTTTAGCTTAAATATGACTTGTATAAAGACAGAAAAGAGATGCGTTACAAAGAAACAAGATAAGCTGTTTTTATATGTAGTTTAGGGGATAAaatgggtaaaaaaaatatttcagggAGTTGACTGCTGACAAAATAAGTTCAAGGGAGTTAAATGGACTGGACTTTTTTCCTGATGGATTCATGCCACATACAAATACATGAAGAAGCACCATGTGCAAATACTAGTAGAGTTGCAGTTCAATCAAGTTCTCTACTTGGTGTCTGTAATTTACCTCGTTGCCAACATGGAATTCTTCAAGGCAGATTGGACACTCACTGCAGTCTGTAGGAACAGCTTTCAGTCTGAACTTCGGGAGTTCTTGAATCAGTGCCTCAACTGCCTCTCTCTGCACAAAAACGACCAATTTAAAATCAATCTGCTCAATGACACTGTGGATTCCAGTATTACTGCAGTGTTCAACAATGGTCCCAAATGCATGCATTTGGGCAATATTGGAAAGAAAGGAATCTAAATGCCTTTGATCAGGAAACATCCCTCTCAGTTAGATTATCACAAAAAGATCTGCCAGTGCTTAGGAGCAAGATGAGGCAAAAATATTGCGGTTGCTaattagtactagtttctttCCTGTCCTTTTCTACTGCCTCTATTGAGCTCTATTCCTTATACTCTCTGTTTTGCACTGACCTTTGCTCCTTAATACAAATCCAGAAGTCTTCAGAGACTACTTTGCATCTGTGAGACCGCTAGCAAttaaaaacatgaaaattgtGTCTAGCTAGATTAGACCAACTAGCAGACAGTACAACCCCTTGAATCGAATGTGCAGCTAAATGCCTAAATATAAGCAAATAACAGAATCAATCAAAACAGAGACTAGCAATATGTCGAAAGGCGATTCATCAAATTGCGCAAAGCAACTTACTTGAGCAGCTGTTAAATAAAGACCAGGATGATATGCAGTATCTTGGCCCATTCCTCTCATTTCCAAGCCAACGGCCTCAAATGCCCAATCAGGCACACGGATCATGTCAACCAAAACCTGTAGATGatgacaattaaaaaaaatgaaatcctcTCCTCCCTACTTAATATAAAGCTAGTAGTTGAGACAAGTAAGCTTCAATTATGATTTGCCATAATGCAAGAGTTGCACATACTGAATTGAACAGGCAAGCATGAAAAAAGAATGGGCAATGCTgtagtttcatattttttcaaacttctgcCATTGACAGTTCACTGGACAAAATCAGCAGCTAAAACGAACGAAAAGAATCTTTACCCCATATTCAGAGACTGGTATTCCCTGTTGTGCCCTCTGCTGGAGAGCATGCCTTCGGCTTAGCCACtgcaacaaaatttaaattaaaacatGGCGATATGTCCTCTGTGAatttaaatatactttttttaacaaaaaacaCTGTAGCGGAAGCCCCCACAGTTAAAGCTTTATTAAAATAAGaaggcaaaaataaaattacaagaAAACTACCAAAATTCTGACTAACAAAAGATCTAAAGCCAGTACAACCATGAGGATTAGGGTTCTGCTATCAGTATGGCTTCTGCACTAATAGTCAATACGAAGGAAGATGTACACTACCCTTCATGcttttaaaagaagaaaaattagtTGGATATGATTTCTAGATGATGCAAAGAAGATATGAAATTATGAATACATCAATGCCAAATAACTAAAACCTTAACATCTTCAATCTAAATGACATCTAGATATGGTATGTATGACTGATGAAAAGCCGGTGGACGATAATATGCAGATCCAATGCAAGATTGCAGTTTGTACCAATATATCTTATAGCAGTACCTTTCCAACAGCCACACATGCAATACAGGCGAGACCACAGTAGCTGAAAAGCAGCCATATAAGGAAGCCCCATTTTTGTCCTTCCTCGGGTAACTACAGATAGAGTGAGTGTATGTTAAGTAGAAATTCTATATAATTGGTGATGAGCATAATACTATCACAATAAGAAAACTTACACAGCCTCTTGCAGTGCTAAACCACAATGTTCCTATCACAGTCCAAACCCAAAGAAAGGGATAGAGAAGAAGCACAAGAACCGACAAGACAACAATTCTCCCACAAAAACGAGCATATCTCTGTTGCCATCCAAGATCCCTACAATTCCCAGCCACAAAAAAGACAAACGTCATACTTTGGAAAAGTTTAGAAGGAAAACACCAACATACAAAGGTGGACACTGGCAAGTAAGCAACTCTATTTTGTAGACAATACTCAAGCCTCTTACAACTGTAAGAGGAAATACTTATGTGCTGTCCTATTGCACAGTGTTGCTTTATCATAGAAACACCTATTGCATACTGTTTCTTTATCACAGGATGATGAATTTGTTATATGTACTCCTTTAGAAAGAAGGTGGTGTGGTGGCAGGGAATCTGCTACCAACACCTCCACTAAATTACTTACTAGTTGCTCCCTTAATTCCTGAAATGACACTTCGgccttcctttttttccctttttttttgtatttggCGTTCTAAATTCGCAATTTTACATGGAAATGCCAAAGATGAccaaattttacaaatagacaTGTGTAGACATTGTCAAATGCTTCttgtaacagaaaaaaaaaaggttttgcaGGTTCAATGCAACAATCACATTTATATGTTCCGAAAATCCAAACAGActtattttattcatttttatCTGTATCAAACATGTGGGCATACAGGTAGTCTTAGAAAATATTCTAAGAGCATATtctgtttgaactttgaagttaCACGTTAAAATGGTAATACTacaaaaaattgaatatgaaATATTTCAATGGCATATTACGGCAACTCTTCAAAATAAGACAGTAAGTTGCACAGAAGAAAATAATACAGTAATggctaaataaaaataaattgagaCTTCTATCTTCTGAAATGTGAAACTACAAACTATATTGTTTTGCGCCATGAACTCATCCAAATTAGCAGACGGTTAAAAGGTTATATCTCATCTACTCAGGTAATAACCATGCAAAGAGGGCTGTTTAGCCTTATGTCCCTTCATAATCGTATTTTAATTATAATTTGCTCGTTTAAAAAGAGCGGAGGCTGAGGTTGCAATCAAGATGGTCAAGACAAAAATTGGTCAGGTTGCCTATTACAGGAATTTCCTTTTCTCCCAAAAGGGTACAAACGTCATTGTTAattgtttttcttccttttttgctGGGCTGCTTTTCTCGATTTAGGGGTGACATCAAAATTTCCTGTATGCAAATTTCATACTAGTCCATAATTAAAAAGAACTAAACCCGGTGGTAAGTTTGGGGTCAAAATGGTACAGATTTGTTCTGTCTAGCAGAACAGAACAGCCCACCCAAAGCAGAGGAAAATGACAACCACTGTCTTTACCCCTACAATCTATTTGTAGGTCTACCATAGGTATATTGTGACAGGAGATGTGAGGTTGAAATAGATGGAGATAGTAGTTACAAACTTACAATCCCATGCCGGCGGCAAGGCCATTATCGACGAACATGAGAAGGCGGAAGATGAAGACGGTGGTGTAGTCGACCTGGGAAAAGACGAGAGAGTGAGATAGAGGAATAGCGGTTTGATTTGAGATAGATGTTGGATTGAGGAACTGACCACGATCCATATGTGCAACGGGTGGGCGCAGAGACGATACCTCTTCCAGTTGATGGAGACAATGATTCTGGACAAAGTTGAGGAGGAACAATAGCAATTGACGAAAATGTATCAGTAAAATACACATTGAACTCGGTAAATTGTTTCATTTTTCCACCAGGTTTTGTAcatccccccccctccccttttttttctccctctctttcccttcctctTTTTCATGTATCTTCTTCCTGTAAAACTTTGTAACCATCCATTTTATTGAGCCTCATCTtttggcttatgcttatgcttataagcaaaaatttaaattttgaaccttaaatttggagttgattttagggttttttcatcgtagtttatttttcaacttttgcttttagatcgctaagaacacgtatatgaaagttttatttgcaaattattttccgtttgcaaatatgccgtttcgcttattccatcaataagcgaaacgatggagTCCGAAATGGCTATAAGTTAATAAGGTAGAGCTGGCTCTACCTTCTTatgtcaaaaaaagaaaaaagaaaattccaCCAGGTTTAGTCCAAACTTTCACTTGGCATTCACATAACACCCGCCCAACCCATTTGGGTAAGATGTAGCGCACCTAGTCCGGTGCAAAGAGAAATGTAGGTTAATCTAGCTGGTGCAAAATGTAATCGACTCTAACAAAAACTGAGCGCGCGGCGAGCGAAATTCTAATAAAAACTGAAAGCATGCTGAGGAAATGATGAAAGGATACAGGCTGGTGGCGAGCATGGAGAGGAAGAATCCATCGTACCTGAGACCAATCAAGCAAAGCAACAGATGAATAGATTCCTCAAAGCATATTACAGCCATAGCAGGGAAGGGGGGGAGTAGAGAATAAACTTAAGTACCACTTGAAATCGACCCCCCGCATCGCCATGGCCTGCTAgctagatctggccggaggagcgCGGCAGCATCCACGCCCCGCACTCCGCTCACTTCAGTGAGCCCCACACTTCAACACCAGCTAGGGTTTCtcgcgaggagagagagagagagagagcggcgtCGCACTCGGCGGCGGGGCgacgcgaggaggagggagtacaGCGTCCCCCTCCCGGCGTCGACGCGAGTAGGCCccccgcgagcggcggcggcggcggcggcgccgggaggatCGCGAGCGGCGAACGCGCctgagggggaggaggcggcgagcgaaGAAGCTTTTCAGCGGCGAGTTCGTCGTCAGTGGGAAGGGGAAGTGGTTTGCGGGGGGTTTCACGCTGGCTCGATCCTGACGCTTCGTCTCTGATCCGACGGCTGATGAGATGCCACCGATCTGCTAAGAAGGGGTACAGACTACAGAGGAAGAAGGTGAACGACTGCATCTACCAGTTGGAACACGGCATTGTACTTGTACTACCTAAAATCAAGCAAAGGAAAGCAACAGATTGATAAATTTCTCAAAttaaatttctttttgtttctttgatgATGACAAACTTCTGATAAGTATTTGATATGACAGAAAGCTGCTTGGACAGTTGTATTTAGGTACGATATAgttattaatttatattatccTCTTTTCGATCTCCTACAATGAAGTAGAAGAGTGGCATTATGCTTTGCTTCAAAGGTAACTAAGGTTTTGACATCTAATTCCTTTTCAAGTTGAATTTGCACAGTATTTCTGTGTTTAATTTGGTGCCGATTTATTTCTTGACGTTCTAACATGCATAAATACTGAATTGAATGATTTAGAGCATAACAAATCGGTGGTGCAGTGAATCTGTTATGAAACTTCTAGTAGCATTCATATTGTATGACTCCTCCTTTTTTAGTTCCTCGGCAACTAAGGAGAAACAAAGTTTTTAATTAAAATCGCACTAATTTATTTCTTTGTGCAATTCTAGAACAAAGAAATTGGTATTTAAGAATATGCCTAGAAAATTCCAACCGAGGAATATGattcatttcataggaattttaaaagtttaacatGAGCCTAaaaccatctctctctctcttttttttttgatacatTCAAGCAACCAATTTCAACACTTCCTGGATTTTAAAGTTAGTATTACGGATTTAACTACGCATAGTggttcagatttggaaataagtTGTGCAAAGTTCGTCTTTAGAAAAGGACAATTAGaaaggttaaaaaaattaaaaaataactgCAAGGTGTTGTACCAGTCTAGATGGAGAGGGAAAGGTTTCTGTAAACAACAGCTATGCATAAGTTAAGTGTAGCATAGAAAAtgatgctccctccgtttcactcgttttaactttttctaaGTTAGACTTctttatatttgaattattttataaaaaaacataataatatttttgatAAAACATTGTATCAAAAATACATTcgatgttaaatttaatgagaTTAGATGTTGAAGAGTTACTATATTTCCAAATCTacagaagtttgactaaaaaaaaactaaaagcatcttaaattataaaacagGGGGAGTACCTTAACCCCTACAATTCAGTGCAACAAAATTAAAAGGATTTGCTCTTACATGTCCTGAATCTTTTGAAGATCTTGACCAGTGAAGCATGCATGTTCTGCATCACTCTCATCTCATGCAACCTTGTACAATTGGGAAACAAATCCaaagctgctagctagctgtgtACATATGGATTACTGCTGATTGGCACGAACTGAATTATTCGCACGTAATCAATCCAAAAAAACTATTAGTAGCCATGGGCAATGCAAGCCTCCCAGAAGAGCCTGTTGCTCTCGGCCGTGTGGCCTCCGgcgtcctccaccgccgccgccgccgccggcgcacgacgagcgccgccgtcggtggcctTCGCTTTCGCCGCCGTCATCggcgccttctccgccgcccaGCACCACCACGGCACCGGTGTCATCATGACACCGGCCTTCTCATCCACCGCACTCtccacgccctcctcctcctcgccgccgccgacgacgtatTGGCCATTGCCGTTCTTCCTCCCgtatcctccgccgccgccgccgctgcaggactccgcgtcgtcgtcgtcgtcatccgccACCGATGATCCCTCGCCGGTGgtgagcgacgacgacgacgacacggcGGCTGCAGCGTCGTCGTACTCGGAGTCGCCGGTGCGttcttccgcctccgccgcggccggcggcggcggcggcggaacgtggccgcggcggcggcggtggtcgtcgtcggcgtggtCCATGGAGATGATGGCGAGGGGACGAGACGTGAGgcgatccatttttttttttcctgaaacgAGACGAAACCGTGAGCTGTGTTGTGTTAATTATCTGAAAATATTCTTGGGCTTGGCGCGAAATATATAGAGGGGGATGGCCCACGGAGTCGGAGTCGGGTGACGTGGAGAGATGAGATGATGTGGACTCTGGTTCATTAGCCGACATCTTTGTCAACGACCTGACTCAACACGATAAAATGCTAAACATGGATGATTTCCTTTTAGGTAGGAGAAAATAATCCTACGTACTATCATCCATCTGCCGTAACTAATTAAAGTGCTAAACAACacatttttttagggaaaaagaATAGCATCCTTTCTAACCACGTAAGGTTTTACTCCCTAAAAATGCAAACATTTCTAGTTGTTTACCAAAGATTGACATTAACGAAAGAAACAACAATTACCTTGTTAATTAAATTCTAAATTGGTTATATTCTCTTCTTAAGcttatgattggttgaaaatgCTTGAGTTTCCATTGCATTGAAAAATCATGTATCCTTCTAAAATGACATTGTAGTCTaatgttaaaaatacttatgttttAGGGGTAGAATGGAGCGAGTACAAATATTCCTAAGAATCCAGTTGCTACACGGAACAAGAAGATGTTCTGCTTTTCTACTCAGCCAAGATAGTAGTAAGCAAactgagaaaatatatatagcgCTAGCTCAACAGCTGGTCACATAAACGTGAGAAACGAACAGGGATGAAGCGCAATGCTATTCATTCACAGAAAAGTTAACTAATATAATATCACTGCTAAGAGAAGATAAAAGATACCGGTTTTTCCAACCGGCAAAGATGACATTGATGATACTTATCATTGGTGCCGGTTTTGACcacaaaaccggcacctatatggtTGTTATAGGGGCCGTTTCTAAGCCAAAGAGCCACATGGCTGTTAAATAGGTGCTGATTTTGACCTCAAAACTGATATCTATATGGTCCTAATATTAGTGTCGGTTCTAAGCTAAAGAACCACGTGATTGTCAAAATAGGTGTCGTTTTtataaaccggcacctatatggtCGGGAAAGGTATTATAAATGTCGGTTTTAGATGTTCCGGCACATATAGTGCGACAcctatttgtatttttttatagtgtATATTAGCTATAATGTTAGCctatttttctctcctcttacttatttttaactatgaatTTAATGCAAATATCTTAGAGTAAGTGTATAGCCAGCTATTGCATGAAAACCACCGTTTCTCTTTTTCACATAAGATTTTTTATCCTAGATAAGGCTTCCATCGAATGGCctaatcagccaaagaaaaagccaaattttaaatttttaaacttaattttaatattgattttgagatatttttaatatagtttcttttttaacattagcttttaagtcaccaagaatacatatataaaaattttacctacaaatttatttttattctctaataaaccGTTTTAGTTTATTAGggaaaaagccaaacgatgtgCCTTTAAGTTTATGGTTGATTTATACTCTACTAGCTCCAATAaactgatgatgatgacatGGATGACGAGATCGATGACGTGGCCTGCATAGCTAGGTCGATGACTCGACGTGCACCCACTGCACGCATACGCGACCAATCcagaaaaaaatgcatgtatACGCAGCCTGTGTAGTACTCCGTAGTACATATGCTGTGACACgtgcacatgcatgcacataaTCTGGTGAGTTTCCTTCtccttttcaaaaaagaaaaataaaaaggttaatTTTCGATCCTCTGTTCATTTTGATCACGTCGAGACCGTCACGTACTCACGTTgtgcatgcggcggcggcggctaccgcCGGATTTGTCGGTTTAGCTTTGGGAAtcggcgtgcgtgcgtgctccGATCGAGACAGGGGCGGCACGGCACGATGGAGTAGAAAGAGGACGCATGCGGTGGGGCCGGATGGGTTCTAGAAGCTTTCCATTATTATCTGCCTACCTACTTGGC contains these protein-coding regions:
- the LOC127773644 gene encoding uncharacterized protein LOC127773644 — encoded protein: MDRLTSRPLAIISMDHADDDHRRRRGHVPPPPPPAAAEAEERTGDSEYDDAAAAVSSSSSLTTGEGSSVADDDDDDAESCSGGGGGGYGRKNGNGQYVVGGGEEEEGVESAVDEKAGVMMTPVPWWCWAAEKAPMTAAKAKATDGGARRAPAAAAAVEDAGGHTAESNRLFWEACIAHGY
- the LOC127773643 gene encoding E3 ubiquitin-protein ligase SIS3 is translated as MAMRGVDFKWYDGFFLSMLATSLIIVSINWKRYRLCAHPLHIWIVVDYTTVFIFRLLMFVDNGLAAGMGLDLGWQQRYARFCGRIVVLSVLVLLLYPFLWVWTVIGTLWFSTARGCLPEEGQKWGFLIWLLFSYCGLACIACVAVGKWLSRRHALQQRAQQGIPVSEYGVLVDMIRVPDWAFEAVGLEMRGMGQDTAYHPGLYLTAAQREAVEALIQELPKFRLKAVPTDCSECPICLEEFHVGNEVRGLPCAHNFHVECIDQWLRLNVKCPRCRCSVFPNLDLSALNNLRPSSEPDRPSASEVTAATMARYVRSSQPAGQSYLLRLQGLLLRQVVVRHGGSDDMASAENGALHVAAAVTVPATTGGVESELPSIVVDGGHQLPDR